In Panulirus ornatus isolate Po-2019 chromosome 66, ASM3632096v1, whole genome shotgun sequence, the DNA window GGAGTGCACTGGTAAAGATATCTTTTCTATGAATTACtgtttttagatatattttgtACAATCCTTTATGAATATGAAGATCTGTAATCCAACCACCATGCAAGAATCTCATTAAAAGAGTCACAAAGAAAAATAGAGGGAAAATATAACGTACCATTTCATTAATTATATCTTGAGTGTTTTGAAGTGAACATTCTTACTAATCATAGCTAGGATATACAACCTTCATCAagttcatctattttcttttatacttttctgaAAATGTATGTAATTATAATTTCACAGAGTAACTTAGAAAATAATTGGGCAAAAAAATTATGAGAAAACTGcacttcaaaatatcattttttcattatacccTGAATGTTTTGAATCAAAGGCATGTGGAAACTAAGTAAGAATTCCATCTCTATTAGAAAATAAACTTGAAAATAGCCACAATATACCTAAATAACACAGTGTATGCCACTTATATTGCCATATTTGTTTTAAACTAAGCCTGAAGAACAATGCTCGATAAGAAAAATTCACatccaaagaaaaaacaaaattattttccCTTGTGCTCTTACCAGATCAGTCtcccaaacatgaaaatatatgttaAATACTGGTGTAATATGGTATTCAAaaacacataacagctagagcatggatgtgagcaaatgaaatgGCGAACAACTATGGAAGTTTTGCTTTTTGTTCACACTTGTAGCCCTCAGTTGTATAGAATCTAACACTTACATATACAGATTTTTCCATCTTGTGCCACATGCATTACTTTTTTACTTTAATGTAGCTTGATTCTCTGTTTCATAAAACTATGTGATTAACCAAATGAGTAAGGTACAAAGTATCTCTCGTCATGACTATAtaggtgacaaaaaaaaaaaaaaaaaaaaaaaatgctagaaaAAGTTGTGCATCCTAACTGAGCAGCCACAGTTGGCATGTTTTACAAAAATTGTACCTAACTATATTTATAAGTTACTAAAAGTCATGTTAACTGGGTATGTTTTATTTGATGTATAACTGTACTTTGTGCCCTAAGTTATGGTTTCCAAGGGAAAATCTGGTGATGCAAATTGTGCAACCCCAAGGAGAACAGGGAAAGCGAGTTTTTATAGAAAAACGAGGACTTACTTGATTGCTTTACACATGGGAATAATGCAGTGTCTGTTAGAATGCAGTTTGGTGTTTGTGAGTCAATGGAGTGACCCATAAAGAGAAATGATGTGGCCTTTTGTATGGCATAACTGGCTGCCTGCTTTGTAGGAATACAGAGCCCAAGTGCAACCCATCAAGGATGATGTAATGCCACCATTCTATGCAGCAttaaatctttatttcttttctgtacagttttgtacatttccttttaccTTTGCACAATAAACGATACTGCCACTGTGCaatggcagtatcataaccaatgaggcaggaggtgctgctactgtggaaaGTAAAAGAAGCTTGATATTGGCAAAAGTTATCAAGTTTCAGCACCTCGAGTggatactctagttttactgGAGTAGCCATGTCTCACCCCGCCTTCTCATGGTgaacttgttattacatcccttAAGGGTGGAACTAAAGGAGGACGCATTACTCAATTACATCAGGGAAATACTTTTGGGTTTGGACAAACACTTGAGGTGTGATGTCACCTTTAgttttttgacaattttggagccttgctgcctctggaaacattgCGCTggatttgccctctgccagtgacctgtcaaggttgaggcacaaaaggctaagaagtggcactggagtctaccagttatgccaagggTTAAAAGAGACGAGCGATTGAGGGTGACTGTGCTGAATGTGAATGATATGACCAGTAAGAGTAATAATAGACAGActgtggagaggtttaaaagttgtagcgTGGATGTGCGAGGGATTGGGGAAACCTATATCTTTGGGCAGTGtgtgaagtgaaaatgaaaataatgaatgcaagttatgggagggcatggaaggaggtgcgatatggatgggaatgagtgaaaactATTGGGGAAGacaaaaagaaggatgtgcaattctgctatcactaaGAGTTTGGGAGGGAGTTACAGATCACAGAAGGAATGGATCaaaaatagtgtgggtgaaaggaaagattggattATGAAATATGCATGGTTAAGtgtagttttgatacacaagacagggttatagtgatgggtgaattgaatgcaaaggtgagtaatttggcagttgagggaataattggtgtacatggggtgttcattgttgtaaatggaaatggtgaagagcttttagatttatgtgctgaaaaaagactggtgattgggaatacctggtttaaaaagagagatatacataagtataagtatgtaagtaggagagatggccagagagcgttattggattacgtgttaattaataggcgcgtgaaagagagacttttggatgttaatgtgctgagaggtgcaactgcagggatgtctgataattatcttgtggaggcaaaagtgaagatttgtagagtttttcagaaaagaagagagaatgttggggtgaagagagtggtgagagtaagtgagcttgggaaggagacttgtgtgaggaagtaccaagagagactgagtacagaatggaaaaaggtgagaacaaaggacgtaaggggagtgggggaggaatggggtgtatttagggaagcagtgattgcttgagcaaaagatgcttgtggcatgagaagcgtaggaggtgggagaattagaaagggtaatgagtggagggatgaagaagtaagattattagtgaaagagaagagagaggcatttggacgatttttgcagggaaataatgcaaatgactgggagatgtataaaagaaaaaggcaggaggtcaagagaaaggtgcaagaggtaaaaaagaaggcaaatgagagttggggtgagagagtatcattaaattttagggagaataaaaagatttttggaaggaggtaaataaagtgcataaggcaagggaacaaatgggaacatcagtgaagggggataacggggaggtgaaaacaagtagtggtgatgtgaggagatggagtgagtattttgaaggtttggtgaatgtgtttgatgatagagtggcagatatagggtgttttggtcgaggcggtgtgcaaagtgagagggttagggagaatgatttggtaaacagacaagaggtggtaaaagctttgcagaagatgaaagccggcaaggcagggggtttggatggtattgcagtggagtttatcaaaaaagggggttactgtaatgctgactggttggtacgattatttaatgtatgtatgactcatggtgaggtacctgaggattggcagaatgcttacatagtgccattgtacaaaggcaaggaggataaaagtgagtgtgcaagttacagaggtacaagtttgttgtgtattcctgggaaattatgtgggagggtattgattgagagggtgaaggcttgtacagagcatcagactcgggaagagcagtgtggtttcagaagtggtagaggatgtgtggatcaggtgtttgctttgaagaatgtatgtgagaaatacttagaaaagcaaatagatctgtatgtagcatttatggatctggagaggcatatgagagagttgacagaaatgctctgtggaagagaggaaagtgattggttctaagtgaatgttggtttgcagcagggcttcacatgccctggttcaatccattgacagcacgtcgaccccggtataccacatcattccaattcactctattccttgcacaccttgtgacgacaggaatgaataagggcagactatgaattatgtacatgtgtatatatgtatatgtctgtgtgaatatatatatgtatacgatgatatgtataggtatgtatatgtgcatgtttggacgtgtatgtacatacatgtgcatgtgggtgggttgggccattctttcgtctgtttccttgcgctacctcgctaacgcgggaaacagtgacaaagtataataaataaataaatataaaatatttatttatcatacacaactgctgtttcctgcgtcagcaaggtagcaccatgaaaaagATGAAGTatgccccatccactcatatacatataaacatatatataaatgcccacatacgtacatatacatacatatacgtatcaacaaatatgtacatatacatacacatatgctgacattacgtacatacacacatacatattcatacttgctagccttcatccattcctgtcaccacccagccccacaggaaaactgcatcgctatcccctgcttcagggaggcagtgccaggaatacaaacaaaaaaggccacatttgtttacactcagtctctaactgtcatgtgtaatgcaccaaaaccacagctccctatccaggccccacagaccccacacgctttgcatgcATGAGCACGTACTCCTTCCCCCAGCACATCTAACAACATGCAAGCTATCGTATACAAAAAACATATCTAAGATATGGATCACAGCTTCTTAAAAAGAACACATTCCATTCTAAAATATGACCAAAAATCATAAGATGTAATTCCATGCAAATGACAACATGTGCACAcctgaaaaatattttcaaaatcacAAAGCAAAAAGTGAATTCAATGGGTACCTTGCAGTATAAAGTACATGAAGTTTGGGCTGTTCAAATTTGGCTACCAAGTTTAATGGGCCAATTTCTAAAGAGTGAAGGTCAAAATACAATGGCTTTTGAAAGAAACCAGTGCTCTGATTCTTGCTTTGCTCTGTTTCTTCTTCAGTGAAAGGCACAAAATCTGCAAGAAAAAGATGGCTGTACAATAATCAAAAGAACCATTTTAGTATTGTAACAGAATCTTCCAAGTTGTCATGACTTCATATTACTAATAAGAAGAATTATGGAAGCAGTCAAGACTTGGCAAGAAGCATCCACCAAACAAATTTCATAAGGGGATCTGTTATACCAGGTAATATGCACGATGTAAAATACTTTTTCAGTTTACTGTCTACTTCAGACATCTACAAGCATAAAACAATGAGTGAATGTCTATGAAGCAAATCATCTCTGGGAGACATATTATCAACCATTTGATAAAATTCTATCATTTAGCAAAACAGTTAAAATCACAATATATCAAATAAACTGATTTACATAGATTTGCATAGGCATGCATGCCATGGTTTGCTGCCAGTATCTGCATTTGTTGAGATGATTTACGCTCTCTACCAGTGAGCAGAGTATACCTTTAAACagcattttgacaattttttcAAGTCACAAATTCAAAAGTTTTAATGCTATCATTACTTTAAGTCCTAATATAATCCATAAGATTTCACAGGTCCAAACTCTGCATGTACACCACCTAAGTGCAAGGGAAGAGAAAGCAAGTCAAGAAAACTTCTAAGTGTTGTTACATAGTTAATTATTTTGATAACTGAATATTATCCCTAAGGTAAAGGGAGAAAGATTCTTCCCCtatattccatgcatgtcgtGGAAGGTGACTTATAAGGACGGaagggggagggctggaaatcctctaaTTCTTGTATTACAGTTTCTTAAAGATGGAACAGAATAAAGAGCAACGTAAggaatgcttatcctcctcaaaggttcaagCTGGGCTATCTGAATGTAACCCAAGATCAGACGAAAGGAGAAACAGTTTGTCTAAGGAACAGAATCTGAATGTTCTGGTTTGGAGTAAAATGATGGAGTAAAACGGAAGTATGGTTTGAGTAAGTCTTAATATGTGGTTAAGAGATATGGAAGGGGAAAAATTACAGCTAAACGAGATGTGGaatgtgtaaggaagtgagcacTATGTTgatgagtaaaaatgaaagtggattactagagatgggtgattagtaaTGCTTACGCACCTGGGcacaagaagaaaaatgaagacaTGCAAGTGTTTAAGAAGCAGCTGAAAGAGAATGTCAGCAGCATTGATGCAAGAGATATGGTATTATGAATGAGTGATCTAAATGTtaaagtgagtaatgtagcagctaAGGTCATAATTGGGGGAGACGGAGGTTTCAGTAAGgtcaacagcttgtggagttgtgtgctgaagaactgatgactgggaatacatgCTTTAAAAAGAAGGACAAACATAAGGATAGGTGGGTGAGTTAAAAAAAACAATGGTTcaaaggcattactggattacatactaattgctAGGCATGTAAAGGACTCCTGGATGTGAAAGGCTATAGTGGGATGTTTAATCATTGCAAAGTttaggatttgtagaggttttcagaaaagagaaaataatatgtgtgagaagaggatggtaCAAGTAAATGAGCTttgaaataccaagagagattgagtgtagaatggcaaatggtgagaaTATACAAAAgtggggaagagggtgaggaatggaaagtatttaagGAGGCAATGCTGGCATGCGTGAAAGATGTGAGTGGCATTTCACataattcttcattgctcccacaacCTCTGCCCTCTTCCCCATCCTATCACTCTTCCATTTctatggttctattcactgccaagtccactccaagatacctaaaacacttcacttcctccaatttttctccatcacaaattacatcccaattaacttgtccctcaaccctgccgaACCTAATACCCTTAGTCTTATCCAtttctactctcaactttctcctttcacacactttttcaaaatcagtcaccatcttctgccatttctcatttgaatcagcaaCCAAAGCTGTTTTATCggctaacaactgactcacttcccaggccctctcattcccaacagaacacatacttgcccctctctccacactcttaaatttaccttcctaaccaccacatccataaacaaattaaacaaccatggtaacaccacacccctgctgcagaccaaccttcactagggacctttcactctcttctcttcctacatgtacacatgccttacacccttgataaaaacttctctgcttccagAAGCTTacaacccacaccatatattcttaataccttccacaaagcatctctgtcaactctatatgccttttccagatccataaatgagaaaataaaaagagtactgttgagagaccagaggagggtgtgaaatggtttagacatatggagagaatgagtgaggaaaggttgacaaagaggacatatgtgtaagaggtagagggaacaaggagaagcaggagaccaagctggaggtggaaggatgaagtgaaaaagattttgagcaactggggactgaacacacaagagggtgagaggcatgaaaggaaaagagtaaattggaatgatgtggtataccacagtcaatgtgctgtcaatggactgaaccagggcatgtgacgtctggggtaaaccatgaaaagatctgaGGGGCCTGGAGGTGGACAGGGAgatgaggtttcagtgcattacacatgacagctagagagcgagtgagagtggatgtggcctttttttcatctgtttcctggtgcaacctttctgatgcagggggtggcaatgctgtttcttgttgggaaatggatgaatgcaagtaagtatatgtacatgtgtacataggtatacgtatgcatgcatatgtgtatgtataagtatgtgcatgtatgtacatatatgagtggatggggcttgctttctttgtttcttggtgttaccttgctgacatgggaaatggcaatcgagTATAatggatataaataaataaatacatactgGTAATAATATGGCCTTGGGTAGCGCCACCATTGCTTGTGCCTTTTCAGCTAAAACAGGAAAATAGTTAAGAAAGGTGATCAGAAAATTGCACTGAACTATTAGCCAGTCTTACTAAAAAACATGTCTTACAAAGCAAACGAACAACTACTTGCAAAGGAAACACCTTTTAATCAAAGTGAGACACAACACAGTTTCAGGGAAGGGGTTCTTCCATTATCAATCTTCCAGATTTCTATTATGGGGTGAACTCCATCTTTGATCAAAGAAAGGAAAGGATAGACTATGAGCTCTTGGACAGCCAGAAAGCCTGTGACACAGTCACTCTCTGGTGGATGATAAAGAAACTTGAGCTGTAGGAAGAAATAAATAGCAGACACCTTCAAAAGACAGGAATAACTTAGTGGAGGAGAGCAAAGGGTATAGTTAAGAGGTACATCCTCAAAGTAGACAAGGGTTACAAGCAGAGTGTGTGCTACAGCTGTACAAGAGCTACTTATCTCTTGTGTGGCTGATGGCTTTTTGAAAATAAGCATATACTTAAACCCttttattctctcttcttttctttatccAACTGGACTATCTCAGTAATTATGCTACTTCCAGATAAATAGTTAAAAAATTCTCCAAATATCTTATAGACTTTAGTTTTGCAACAAAAAGCAGAACATATTCGCCTACATATCACAAAATAATTCGTTTTACACATGAGATTCTGAGTATAACCCATAGAATGTAATGAGGAGCAATGTTCAAAGGAGCTCAATTTCATTATGCATGGCATTTTTACAGTTTGTCATCACACCTGTGGAAGCGAGATACAATTTTGGTTTTCTCTCAGTAACAACTTGATGTTTATCTTACAGAAAAGAATAAATACTTACCTTTCTCGAGTTGTTTTTTCAAATGCAAATCATCAAATGCAGCTTTCATCATGTTAGTATTTTGACGACTTTCCCATCTTTTCTCAGACTTGTTTCCCATATGGTCGTTTATCAAAATTCCTTTATTCTCAAAACCTTTATTTTCTTTAGAGGTAACAGGCCATTTCATATTTTGAAAATGACGTGAATCTTTGATACTATGGTAGATCATGAGATAAGAATCATCGCAACTTTGAGGCCCATCATCTTTCAAAGGAGGTACCTCTGCATGGGTGTGAATGTCTAAATCAGAATTTGATCGTTTCACTTTCAACTTCCCGATGAAGGCTTTATTTGTGACATAATTTTCATCAGCTTcctctgaaataacagaaacttTAACTGTGTTCTTGGCAAGATTATCTGCTCTAGCTATCTTTAAAGTTTTGTTATGGTAAATAGCTTGACTCACATCATCTACTTTCCTCTTCGAAGAAGCAATGAAACTCAGATGTGGAGAGGAAACAGTGTTACTCATATTCTCTTCATAATCTGCTCTTACACTTTTCCTTCTGTGGCCTCGGCCTTTTGAACGTCCTCTTCCACCACTGATCCCACTTTTAACATGTGACTTTGAATTTAttcgtctttttctttctgcCAAAGACAAAGCATCCCGTTGCTGAAGAAATTCAAAACATGTTGGACAACTGTGAGCTGTGCAAACACAAACATGTTCCCTAAAAATGATACCTAGCCGTAATGCCAAAGCTTGCGTACGTAAAGATTTCAAGTCTCGAACACTAAAGTAACCTCGGCGTACAGCCTGAGATGGAAGACTTAGTACTTTTAAAATAGAATCTGGTATATCTGGGAAGTGTACCCTCAATTCTTCTCTTAGCAGTCTATTAAACTTTTTCTGTATAAAGTTAGGGTAAGGCTTCCTCTTAAGTATCTTTTGCCGAAGACTTTGATCAAATTCAGATTTTATGCCTGTCTCACTCGAAGTCACTCCTTCAGTTATCACTTTCTCCTGTGAATAGGCAGAACTTATGGTATTCACATTATTTGATTTTGTGTTAATTAATATCTTTATGGGTTCAGATGTTTTAGCATTAAAAAGAAGAGGTATCTTTGCAGGTATGTATGTTTTTGGATTTTGTTGCGAACCTTTTGGGGCAATTGGATGAACATAGCTTTTTGGGCAATGCTTTGTGGGTACCTGTGGCTTGGCACAACGGCTGACCAGATTAGACATTACAGCATTACTGTTATATACCTGTTCAGATGTATGTTGAGGCAATATGTTGGATAGCAGTGAAGGTGTACTTGCTCCTGAATCAGACTGTACACTAGAACTACTTGGAACCATCATGTATAGTGATTCTAAGGGCGTAGTTTGTGGGAGAGACACCTGATACATTTCCTGGCCTGTTCCTCCAACTGTGATGACTGTGTTGGGAATTATGATCTGACTTGCATCTTCAGACTGCAACACAGATTTTCCCTGCTGAGGAGGATTTGATAACACAGGAGTGTGGGATTTGACTGAAGATGTGACATTAATTACTTGATTTTCATTATAACTAGGTTTCACACATGGATGATTGGGTATAGTATTAGTTGCTGATGACTCACTGCTTACTGGGTCAGGTGGTGGAAAGAAAGATGTAATGTTTGTTGGTGCACTTGCTGGGATAGAGATACTAACGCCTGTCTTCCCAACAGGCAAAACAAATCTAGTGTCTTCATATACACCACCAGGAACATTAAAGTGGGTAACTGTTGTTGCCACATTCCCCATACCTACAGACGTAGCAGGAATGACATTAGGGTTGGAATTTGTTGTTGAATTCTTGGAGATACCATTTTCAATCTGTTTTTTATCTTTAAGACCAATAGCATTTCTTTCTCGTGGGATACTAAACTGGTTAGGATTGAACTCCTCCCTCTGAGGCCAAGAAGTTGATCCATCCTGGTTCTGCAGTCTCCTGTCTTTACCTAGAATAAATCGGAGTGGTCTAGGTTGTTTCTGCAATTCATGCTCAACTACCTGCCCACGAACCACACATTTGACAGGCCTAGTTGCTGGTCGCATCTTAAAAGATACAGTTCTTGCAACTCTTCTACATGCATCATTCTTTATTTGATCATCAGAAAAATCTTTCTTAACATTACCTGGTGCTGGTAATGGCAAAGACTGGACTACTTCAAGAGATACATCTTTCTCCTTCTGATGTCTCACTGAATGCTCCTGAGGAAATTCCACAGAGTCACTATTAAGAATTTGTGGAGGAGACTTATCTCCCAAATCTTTAAATATATCATCTATTAAttcctcaaacttacttccaATTTTCATGCTGGTCAACAATGAATTGTGTAATACATTTTTACTTGAATTCTGATTTTCCTCATTCTTTGAATAAAAACACACTTGTTTACTGGGATCAGAATCTATACATCCTTGATCTACCTCTTGCAAAAAGGAATCTAGCAAGTTATCAAAATCATTAGCATTACTCATATCTGAACCAAAAGGTTGCTCTGTCACACTTTGGTTAAAGCTGAGAGGTGCTATCCCTAAACTGCTCCACGTCTCATTGGTATTAACACCCGAATTAAAGCTCTGCAGATTCACATGTGCTGACTGATGGCTGTGTGCATCATCAGCCACTTCATGACTAAATCCACATGTTAACGTGGTACTAATATCAGGTAAACAAGGTATGTCATCAAAAACAGAATCTATTTCATTAAAGTCATTTACTGGGGACACGTTTGTTTGTCCAAAGTTTCCACTGGAATAACTCCCTGATAGTGGCCCAGTTACAACTAACATTTCAGAAATATTAGGGTTATTCAAGTTACTAGGAAGCTCAGAATATAAGCATCtgttcatttcattcttttccaACCCAAATGGATTTTCTTGGCATGAACTTTTAGTGAATTCTTTTGCAGTTCTAACTTCCTCATTCAATTCTAATATACTTGCTGGAAGACCTGAATCATCAACTTTACATCTACGTGCAGAAAAATTGCTTTGATTACTATAATCTGCATCAACTTTTTCATTGATGGTCTCCAGTATGTCACTATTTCTAACCCCATTTTCACAATTTTTTGTGATTTCATTGTAAACTGAAGGGTTACTTTCAGAACTTAGTACATATGATGAATTGcagtattttcctttttctttaccaGTAGCAGGTAACTTATTTATAAAACTTTCCCAGTTATCTGAGACTGATGTAATGAGAGGAGCAACAGATGGTTTTGGTGTCTGCAGAGTCCATACAACATCACTAACTGGGATATGTGATGGACCAATTTCATCAAAAGGATCTCTTGGTGATAAAGCTTCACAATTCCTAAGCACTGGCTTTTCATTTTCCTGACCTTGGACTGTAACAGCTACTTTAAGGTTAAATGGCTCAAAATGTGGATTATCAGGTATAACATTAGAGAGAACATTGTCTTCTTTACTTCCTGTCATACTGTTGCACGATACACTAAGTCCTTCAGTTGTTCCTACTACCTGAGACAATTCATTGTGAGTAACCATACCGTCTATATTATCTTCAATGGGTTTTATTAAGCGTTTTAAGACAAGATCATCTGTACTCTGAAAGGAGCTCACATCAACAGAGCTACACTGATTTAAATACACAGCTTTTATATTGTTTGGTCCTGTTTGGGGTGAGAAGCCCTCAGGCATAAATTCAGTAGTTTTATGTTTTGCAGGTTCAAATTGGTCATATAATTTAGAAAACAACTCTGGAAAGACTGAAGATTTTTCAGTATCCTTCCAATTTGAATCTTTCATATCTGGCATAGAACTGGGTGGTGACCTAAAGGATAAATGATTTGCAGAATCTATTATAGGTCTGAACAGGTTTTGCTGCACCCCTCTATTGGTGGCATTGCTGGCTGAAAATACAGACTTTTCTGTTCCCTGTTGATCAGTGCAACATTCTGCATCAAAGACTTTCGGAAGAGGGTTATCTCTGTGTTTATGATGGTAGATACCACCCGAAAGACTGTCTACATGAACATCATTCATATCTGATACTGGCACAGAACAGTCCTTGAAAAGATCACTACCTTTTTCACTCATGCAGTATTCATAAGTTAACAGATCATCAACGAGAACACTGTTTATATCTGAAGTATAAAGACACAGGTCCTTGAAAGGTTCACTACCTGACACACTTAACATAGGCAAGGTTTCATGTGTACTGCTATCTATTTTACGCCCTTCCAAGACAATTTCTTTCCCAAAGGATTTCGGTAATTTTGGTTGTTCACCTATTTTCTTAATGCTACAGCGGCCATCTTCTAGACATTTAACCTTGTAAGTTTCATTTACTGCTTTTTCCACACACTCAACATGAATATTTGCTTTCTCTGACAAATATTGTGACAAATT includes these proteins:
- the LOC139746917 gene encoding uncharacterized protein isoform X1 gives rise to the protein MFYLNEILLIVMNVKQKFVCVHDDMHPLASSKVQKKVDSKTVENYVLNETVSVSCARMQVRPVGCGSKEIVPSKCAIRWKPPKCGTREGSLSSMDCVDFEKRIKGVNIVGLENKVLLVKVMKDGTESETMEGKPLPKFHRKQSSFARCRHSLGKLPTSSIKREDRHTDDCKLGKRESDFASETIHSSVCRVSLALEKKPVQLEGHERSGHGPDSVQKKVAEVSNISKDLPLNIYKCSSEDASLYVTSLRNSITEIHEDASKSFRNSGTSENSSKAKHALVIPVSKRNVISGNVCRVDIGKAVPLPSQKVFNLSQYLSEKANIHVECVEKAVNETYKVKCLEDGRCSIKKIGEQPKLPKSFGKEIVLEGRKIDSSTHETLPMLSVSGSEPFKDLCLYTSDINSVLVDDLLTYEYCMSEKGSDLFKDCSVPVSDMNDVHVDSLSGGIYHHKHRDNPLPKVFDAECCTDQQGTEKSVFSASNATNRGVQQNLFRPIIDSANHLSFRSPPSSMPDMKDSNWKDTEKSSVFPELFSKLYDQFEPAKHKTTEFMPEGFSPQTGPNNIKAVYLNQCSSVDVSSFQSTDDLVLKRLIKPIEDNIDGMVTHNELSQVVGTTEGLSVSCNSMTGSKEDNVLSNVIPDNPHFEPFNLKVAVTVQGQENEKPVLRNCEALSPRDPFDEIGPSHIPVSDVVWTLQTPKPSVAPLITSVSDNWESFINKLPATGKEKGKYCNSSYVLSSESNPSVYNEITKNCENGVRNSDILETINEKVDADYSNQSNFSARRCKVDDSGLPASILELNEEVRTAKEFTKSSCQENPFGLEKNEMNRCLYSELPSNLNNPNISEMLVVTGPLSGSYSSGNFGQTNVSPVNDFNEIDSVFDDIPCLPDISTTLTCGFSHEVADDAHSHQSAHVNLQSFNSGVNTNETWSSLGIAPLSFNQSVTEQPFGSDMSNANDFDNLLDSFLQEVDQGCIDSDPSKQVCFYSKNEENQNSSKNVLHNSLLTSMKIGSKFEELIDDIFKDLGDKSPPQILNSDSVEFPQEHSVRHQKEKDVSLEVVQSLPLPAPGNVKKDFSDDQIKNDACRRVARTVSFKMRPATRPVKCVVRGQVVEHELQKQPRPLRFILGKDRRLQNQDGSTSWPQREEFNPNQFSIPRERNAIGLKDKKQIENGISKNSTTNSNPNVIPATSVGMGNVATTVTHFNVPGGVYEDTRFVLPVGKTGVSISIPASAPTNITSFFPPPDPVSSESSATNTIPNHPCVKPSYNENQVINVTSSVKSHTPVLSNPPQQGKSVLQSEDASQIIIPNTVITVGGTGQEMYQVSLPQTTPLESLYMMVPSSSSVQSDSGASTPSLLSNILPQHTSEQVYNSNAVMSNLVSRCAKPQVPTKHCPKSYVHPIAPKGSQQNPKTYIPAKIPLLFNAKTSEPIKILINTKSNNVNTISSAYSQEKVITEGVTSSETGIKSEFDQSLRQKILKRKPYPNFIQKKFNRLLREELRVHFPDIPDSILKVLSLPSQAVRRGYFSVRDLKSLRTQALALRLGIIFREHVCVCTAHSCPTCFEFLQQRDALSLAERKRRINSKSHVKSGISGGRGRSKGRGHRRKSVRADYEENMSNTVSSPHLSFIASSKRKVDDVSQAIYHNKTLKIARADNLAKNTVKVSVISEEADENYVTNKAFIGKLKVKRSNSDLDIHTHAEVPPLKDDGPQSCDDSYLMIYHSIKDSRHFQNMKWPVTSKENKGFENKGILINDHMGNKSEKRWESRQNTNMMKAAFDDLHLKKQLEKDFVPFTEEETEQSKNQSTGFFQKPLYFDLHSLEIGPLNLVAKFEQPKLHVLYTARKFVYEFEIKQTGEKGNHQKPAVVESQNDSPLQLYLAVDIPFSTLQAINIAYNTVLLVLNTIPVVQVMGMRGTSHIAVTEKDVLSKAQLTYLSHVKAALTIYPLHKVLIPNRARALSLHDGLCEFSDWFSRMLCKHIPVQDDQIPSWSLASYVDASFMVSKQRTAVPGGVDHVLSTQNHSLPHESFHQKTWQEQVRNTPVTQGSDIIMNTATSPSSAAMYLISAVKAALGSQGVLHPVPFSPALQFPLAPYLKKGCTCEGTCHIMECPCARAGALCCTKQTCQCKECDNPLNILHVLGLDVHTARVDECLMQNLYSYDMAGLCSLLVSQVILPCCGAAPELLHIIPGTVVCNCCGMAVCYSWCSHHIHLQNLCPRNHCLVCCCCKPALHTHCQFWEVISDEHGINPDGIYEGQHELQLERVNVYYNEAQGGKFVPRAILVDLEPGTMDSIMSSTYGRFFKPNNYIFGQSGAGNNWAKGHYTEGAELVDAVIDVVRTEAENCDCLQGFQLKHSLGGGTGSGMGTLLIAKIREEYPDRIMNTFSVMPSPKVSDTVVEPYNATLSVHQLVENTDETYCIDNEALYDICFRTLKLTTPTYGDLNHLISLTVSGITTCLRFPGQLNADLRKLAVNMVPFPRLHFFMPGFAPLTARGSQQFRALSVPELAAQMFDSKNMMAACHPGHGRYLTVAAVFRGRMSMKEVDEQMLNMQNKNSSYFVEWIPNNVKTAVCDIPPRGLKMSGTFIGNSTAIQELFKRISEQFTAMFRRKAFLHWYTGEGMDEMEFTEAESNMNDLVSEYQQYQEATNDIDDYGSGGQDYYDEVGSADYKEYE